One genomic region from Spirosoma sp. KCTC 42546 encodes:
- a CDS encoding sugar MFS transporter — protein MNQTVNPSRLFLASCLAIITTAFSFSIRAGILPQLGTEFGLTAEQLGFINSMFFFGFPISMIIGGIVYHTVGPKIIMQVAVVAHTLGILLTIYAGGYTGLLFSTFFIGFGNGCTEAACNPMIADMYTSSKLNKMLGRFHMWFPGGIVIGSLISKFMTEGGFSWQAQIWVLMLPTVVYAFLFFGQAFPKPKVEGVTSLAKNFQAMLTPLYIALFCCMALTAITEFGPNQWVAVVLSSSGADAMLVLALTFGVMTVGRLFTGPVVAQFGQTGVLLGGAVLATIGIYMFSTVTGPIAYLAAVIFGLGVCFNWPTMIGFVAQRVPLSGALGMSIIGGVGMLSTSIFQPIIGRWIDSDHAAAAAKGLSGSALELAAGQATLSTMMTFPIILIFAFTALWFWLRNSKSGLVDETVVLEQPQL, from the coding sequence ATGAATCAAACCGTTAATCCTTCACGGCTATTCCTGGCAAGCTGTCTTGCCATTATTACCACAGCCTTTTCGTTCAGTATACGGGCGGGTATTCTGCCTCAACTAGGCACTGAGTTTGGGTTGACTGCCGAGCAGTTGGGCTTTATCAATTCCATGTTCTTTTTTGGGTTTCCTATTTCGATGATCATTGGTGGTATCGTTTACCATACAGTAGGTCCAAAAATCATTATGCAGGTTGCCGTTGTTGCGCACACACTGGGAATTTTACTGACTATTTATGCAGGTGGCTACACAGGCCTGTTATTCTCGACATTCTTCATCGGTTTTGGGAATGGTTGTACAGAGGCCGCCTGTAACCCAATGATTGCCGATATGTATACCAGCAGCAAGCTGAATAAAATGCTAGGCCGGTTCCATATGTGGTTTCCAGGAGGAATTGTTATTGGTAGCTTAATCTCCAAATTCATGACTGAAGGCGGTTTCTCCTGGCAGGCTCAGATCTGGGTGCTTATGCTTCCTACCGTAGTCTATGCATTCCTGTTTTTCGGGCAGGCTTTCCCAAAGCCAAAAGTGGAAGGCGTTACGTCGTTAGCGAAAAACTTCCAGGCTATGCTAACTCCTTTATACATTGCCCTGTTCTGCTGCATGGCGCTGACCGCTATCACCGAATTTGGTCCTAACCAGTGGGTAGCTGTTGTGTTAAGCAGTAGCGGAGCAGATGCCATGCTGGTATTAGCGTTGACATTTGGTGTCATGACGGTTGGGCGGCTTTTCACCGGGCCGGTTGTGGCACAATTTGGTCAGACAGGCGTATTACTTGGCGGTGCAGTCTTAGCCACCATCGGTATTTATATGTTTAGTACGGTTACTGGTCCAATCGCTTATTTAGCTGCTGTCATATTTGGTCTTGGCGTATGCTTTAACTGGCCAACCATGATTGGCTTTGTTGCGCAGCGGGTTCCCTTAAGCGGAGCACTGGGCATGTCTATTATTGGTGGTGTAGGTATGCTATCAACGTCTATCTTCCAGCCTATCATCGGCCGGTGGATCGATTCAGACCATGCAGCAGCAGCAGCCAAAGGCCTTAGCGGATCAGCCCTGGAGTTAGCCGCCGGTCAAGCTACCCTGTCTACCATGATGACGTTTCCGATTATCCTGATTTTTGCCTTCACAGCCCTTTGGTTTTGGTTACGCAATAGCAAATCTGGGCTTGTCGATGAAACCGTTGTGCTGGAACAACCTCAATTGTAA
- a CDS encoding sugar phosphate isomerase/epimerase encodes MKTMKGPGIFLAQFLGDAEPFNSLESIAKYMADLGYKGVQIPTWDPRLIDLKKASESLTYCDELKGKLKDIGVEITELATHLQGQLVAVHPAYGPMFDGFGPAELAGKPKDQQAWAVDQLLMTAKASKNLGLVASPTFSGALLWPFIYPWPQRPAGLVETGFKELADRWLPILNAYDEAGVDLAYELHPGEDLHDGITFEMFLEKVGNHPRAGINYDPSHFVLQQLDYLQFIDFYHDRIYAYHVKDAEFNPTGKQGVYGGYQGWVERAGRFRSLGDGQVDFSGIFSKLAQYDYDRWAVLEWECALKHPEQGAAEGAPFIDSHIIRVTERAFDDFAGTGADDAFNKKVLGL; translated from the coding sequence ATGAAGACAATGAAAGGCCCCGGCATTTTCCTTGCTCAGTTCCTGGGCGATGCCGAACCCTTTAATTCCCTTGAGTCCATCGCGAAATACATGGCCGATCTTGGCTATAAAGGTGTCCAGATTCCTACCTGGGACCCGCGTTTGATCGACCTCAAAAAAGCTTCCGAGAGCCTAACGTACTGCGATGAGCTGAAAGGTAAACTCAAAGACATCGGCGTCGAAATTACCGAACTCGCTACCCACTTACAGGGGCAACTGGTAGCCGTTCACCCAGCTTACGGCCCAATGTTCGATGGGTTCGGTCCTGCAGAATTGGCGGGCAAGCCTAAAGACCAACAGGCCTGGGCCGTCGATCAATTGTTGATGACTGCCAAAGCCAGTAAAAACCTTGGTCTGGTCGCCAGTCCAACATTTTCGGGTGCGTTGCTTTGGCCGTTTATTTACCCCTGGCCGCAGCGTCCTGCCGGTCTGGTCGAAACGGGCTTTAAAGAACTCGCCGACCGCTGGTTGCCGATTCTGAACGCTTACGACGAAGCGGGTGTCGATCTGGCTTACGAGTTGCACCCCGGCGAAGACTTACACGATGGGATTACATTCGAGATGTTCCTGGAGAAAGTGGGTAACCACCCACGCGCGGGCATCAACTACGATCCAAGTCACTTTGTACTGCAACAACTGGATTACCTGCAATTCATCGACTTCTACCACGATCGTATCTACGCCTACCACGTGAAAGATGCCGAGTTTAACCCGACGGGTAAGCAGGGCGTGTATGGTGGTTACCAGGGCTGGGTCGAACGGGCCGGTCGGTTTCGGTCATTGGGCGACGGGCAGGTTGACTTCTCGGGCATCTTCTCTAAACTGGCACAGTACGACTATGATCGCTGGGCTGTATTAGAATGGGAGTGTGCTCTGAAACATCCAGAACAAGGCGCTGCGGAAGGAGCCCCTTTCATCGACAGCCACATTATCCGCGTCACTGAACGGGCCTTCGACGATTTCGCCGGAACCGGTGCTGATGATGCGTTTAATAAGAAGGTGTTAGGGTTGTAA
- a CDS encoding Gfo/Idh/MocA family protein, translating to MGMVGGGLDAFIGAVHRRAAGFDGEIELVCGCFSSSPDKSKAAGHALYLPENRVYTSFEEMILAEKALPEGERMDFLSIVTPNHMHFPPAKMALENGFHVMCDKPMTLTLEEAKELAEIVEKSGLVFGLTHNYTGYPMVKEARDMIRNGKLGKIRKVVVEYPQGWLSKKEEDTDYKQAIWRTDPAKSGAAGCMGDIGTHAENLAEYVTGLQISELCADLTAFVPGRQLDDDGNVLLRFEGGAKGVLHASQIANGEENALKIYVYGELGGLEWHQMEPNTLKYKTQEGQRIIRPNVGTLSASASAHWRMPAGHPEGFFEAFANLYRNFAYAVKAHMEGRDPDPIYDFPKAADGVRGLAFIDTVIASNKSDEKWTKFVA from the coding sequence ATGGGTATGGTTGGCGGAGGCCTTGATGCCTTCATTGGAGCCGTTCACCGTCGGGCCGCTGGGTTCGATGGCGAAATCGAATTAGTGTGTGGCTGCTTTAGCTCATCGCCCGATAAATCGAAGGCTGCCGGTCACGCGCTCTACCTACCCGAAAACCGAGTTTATACCTCGTTTGAGGAAATGATCTTAGCCGAAAAGGCCTTACCGGAAGGCGAGCGTATGGATTTTTTGTCCATCGTAACCCCCAACCACATGCACTTTCCTCCCGCTAAAATGGCGCTTGAAAATGGCTTTCACGTCATGTGCGACAAGCCGATGACGCTGACTCTGGAAGAAGCTAAAGAACTTGCAGAAATCGTCGAAAAGTCGGGATTAGTGTTTGGACTGACCCACAACTACACCGGTTACCCAATGGTGAAAGAAGCCCGCGATATGATTCGTAACGGGAAGCTGGGTAAAATCCGGAAAGTTGTTGTTGAATATCCGCAGGGATGGTTATCGAAGAAAGAAGAAGATACCGATTACAAACAGGCGATCTGGCGTACGGATCCAGCTAAATCAGGAGCCGCTGGCTGTATGGGTGATATTGGTACGCACGCCGAAAACCTGGCCGAGTATGTAACGGGCTTGCAAATCTCTGAGCTCTGTGCTGATCTTACGGCCTTCGTGCCGGGTCGTCAACTTGACGATGATGGCAATGTGCTATTACGTTTTGAAGGTGGTGCCAAAGGAGTTTTGCATGCCAGCCAGATTGCCAATGGCGAAGAGAATGCGCTGAAAATCTACGTTTATGGTGAACTCGGTGGTCTGGAATGGCATCAGATGGAACCCAACACGCTGAAATACAAGACTCAGGAAGGCCAGCGCATCATCCGCCCCAACGTAGGCACCTTGTCGGCGTCAGCATCCGCTCACTGGCGTATGCCTGCTGGTCACCCCGAAGGGTTCTTCGAAGCCTTCGCCAACCTGTACCGCAACTTTGCCTACGCTGTAAAAGCGCATATGGAAGGCCGTGATCCTGATCCTATTTACGATTTCCCCAAAGCTGCCGATGGTGTTCGTGGGCTCGCGTTCATTGATACCGTCATCGCGTCGAACAAGAGCGACGAGAAGTGGACGAAGTTTGTGGCCTAA
- a CDS encoding DUF1800 family protein: protein MALLDAYTKPLTADQVAYLLRRATFGPTSGQIKTFTGQTAAQVVPKLLADQPAPALPLDLKTSRTFTDQPFDTTNQGTFEAYVKMWWANLMLNQPVSLIEKMTLFWSNHFVTNDSTVNDYRYMYRYNTLLRQYALGNFKAFTIAITQDPAMLRFLNGNQNVVGTANENYARELQELFTIGRNGGYTEADVRAAAKVLTGWADTGYRDVTTATIGNTFRANRHDTTDKTFSSTYQNTVIKGRSGANAGLDELTDLVDMILKNVETPRYICRKLYRWFINSDIPDAVETNFIQPLADLFRKANFEIKPVLTALFQSQHFFDEALRGAVIKSPTDLVVGTLRFWGLQSPDPTQNITAYYQIGNYINARIKEEQQDLLNPPTVFGWTAYYQTGYYQQWINSTTLGLRGNFGDVLTNGAQKLNGRVVVDGLTYAKTMSDPTDPAKLVTEMTAQLLSIPLDQVQKDFLTDTVLLGSIPRYEWTSEWNDYVKNPNDAAKKQAVQLKLTTLLQYIFRMAEYQVI, encoded by the coding sequence GTGGCTCTACTCGATGCGTATACAAAACCTCTGACGGCAGACCAGGTAGCTTACCTGCTCCGAAGGGCTACGTTCGGCCCTACTTCTGGCCAAATCAAGACGTTTACTGGGCAAACTGCGGCTCAGGTCGTACCGAAACTCCTGGCCGATCAGCCTGCTCCTGCCCTTCCACTCGATCTAAAAACGAGCAGGACATTTACGGATCAGCCATTCGACACAACGAATCAGGGCACATTTGAAGCGTATGTAAAAATGTGGTGGGCCAATCTGATGCTCAACCAGCCAGTATCGCTGATCGAAAAAATGACCTTGTTCTGGTCCAACCATTTCGTCACTAACGATTCAACCGTGAATGACTACCGGTATATGTATCGGTACAATACGTTGCTTCGGCAATACGCACTGGGGAATTTTAAAGCATTTACAATAGCTATTACCCAGGACCCGGCTATGCTTCGGTTTCTGAACGGCAATCAGAATGTGGTGGGTACAGCCAATGAAAATTACGCCCGTGAGCTACAGGAACTCTTTACCATCGGGCGCAATGGTGGGTATACCGAAGCAGATGTCCGGGCTGCGGCTAAGGTGCTAACGGGTTGGGCCGATACGGGTTATCGTGATGTGACTACCGCCACTATTGGTAATACTTTTAGGGCGAATCGGCATGACACGACCGACAAAACGTTCTCGTCAACGTATCAGAATACGGTAATTAAAGGCCGTTCAGGGGCTAACGCGGGGCTGGATGAACTGACCGATCTGGTGGATATGATCCTGAAGAACGTGGAAACGCCCCGGTACATCTGCCGAAAACTGTATCGCTGGTTTATCAACTCCGATATTCCAGACGCCGTTGAAACGAATTTTATTCAGCCACTCGCTGATTTATTTCGCAAAGCTAACTTCGAAATCAAACCCGTATTGACGGCCCTTTTCCAAAGCCAGCATTTCTTCGATGAAGCCCTAAGAGGAGCGGTCATTAAGTCGCCTACCGATTTAGTGGTGGGAACTTTACGTTTTTGGGGACTACAGTCGCCTGACCCAACCCAGAACATAACTGCCTACTACCAAATTGGAAACTACATAAATGCCCGAATTAAAGAAGAACAGCAGGATTTACTGAACCCGCCCACAGTTTTCGGCTGGACGGCCTACTACCAAACGGGCTATTACCAGCAATGGATTAATTCCACTACGCTGGGATTACGGGGCAATTTTGGGGATGTACTTACCAATGGTGCTCAGAAATTGAATGGCAGAGTGGTCGTTGACGGACTGACGTACGCAAAAACAATGTCGGACCCGACTGACCCTGCGAAGTTGGTTACGGAGATGACAGCGCAACTGCTTTCCATTCCACTGGATCAGGTGCAGAAAGATTTCCTGACCGATACGGTTTTACTCGGCTCCATTCCACGCTATGAGTGGACCAGCGAGTGGAACGACTATGTGAAGAACCCGAACGATGCTGCCAAGAAACAGGCGGTTCAGCTAAAGTTAACTACGCTCCTGCAATACATTTTCCGCATGGCCGAGTACCAGGTAATTTAA
- a CDS encoding Gfo/Idh/MocA family protein: MQKINVGVVGTGFIGPAHIEALRRLPNTNVLALCEVTTELARQKADQLGIERACTFDELLKMDDIKVVHICTPNFLHYAQSKAALEAGKHVVCEKPLAKDLHEAEELVKLAKETGLVNAVHFNLRYYPLVRQMKVMREQDDLGEVYSIIGSYLQDWLFYDTDYNWRLEPDKSGDSRAIADIGSHLMDSLEYITGLKTVAVMADFNTVHKLRKKPLKPVETYSGKMLQPEDYADVPINTEDHANVLLRFDNGNRGVITVSQVSAGRKNQMKLEIAGSKKTYAWNSEAPNEMWIGNRDGANQSFMRDPSLAHPEARSVISFPGGHNEGFPDTSKQLFKEVYAAIEAGKQPENPTYPTFADGYRELLICEKILESNRKQAWVEI, encoded by the coding sequence ATGCAAAAAATTAATGTTGGTGTCGTTGGCACCGGATTCATCGGCCCTGCGCACATCGAAGCGTTGCGTCGCCTGCCGAATACAAATGTCCTCGCCCTTTGCGAAGTAACAACCGAACTGGCTCGTCAGAAAGCCGATCAACTGGGTATCGAACGCGCCTGTACGTTTGATGAACTGTTGAAGATGGACGACATCAAAGTGGTACATATCTGTACGCCTAACTTCCTGCACTATGCGCAATCAAAAGCGGCTCTGGAAGCCGGTAAGCACGTTGTCTGCGAAAAGCCACTGGCAAAAGATCTGCACGAAGCCGAAGAACTGGTGAAGCTGGCCAAGGAAACAGGATTGGTCAACGCCGTCCATTTTAATCTACGCTATTATCCATTGGTTCGTCAGATGAAGGTGATGCGGGAGCAGGATGATCTGGGCGAAGTCTATTCGATTATTGGCTCGTATTTGCAGGATTGGCTCTTCTACGATACCGACTATAACTGGCGGCTAGAACCCGATAAATCGGGGGATTCCCGTGCCATTGCCGACATCGGTTCGCACTTAATGGACAGCCTGGAATACATCACCGGCCTGAAAACAGTAGCCGTTATGGCTGATTTCAATACAGTTCATAAACTCCGCAAGAAGCCCCTAAAACCCGTTGAAACGTATTCAGGGAAGATGCTTCAGCCAGAAGATTACGCGGATGTGCCCATCAATACCGAAGATCATGCGAACGTATTGCTTCGCTTCGACAATGGTAACCGGGGTGTCATTACAGTATCGCAGGTATCGGCAGGGCGCAAAAACCAGATGAAACTGGAGATTGCCGGGTCGAAGAAAACCTACGCCTGGAATTCAGAAGCACCGAACGAAATGTGGATCGGTAACCGCGATGGGGCGAACCAGTCGTTCATGCGCGACCCATCCTTAGCGCACCCAGAAGCGCGTTCAGTGATTTCATTCCCCGGTGGTCATAACGAAGGCTTCCCCGATACATCGAAACAGCTGTTCAAGGAAGTCTACGCAGCCATTGAAGCCGGAAAGCAGCCGGAGAACCCAACTTACCCAACCTTCGCTGATGGCTATCGCGAGCTGTTAATTTGCGAGAAGATTCTGGAATCGAATCGCAAGCAAGCGTGGGTGGAGATTTAA
- a CDS encoding DUF1501 domain-containing protein, translating to MKRRNFLRYAASSLVLPVLIDGYGAKAFARPSSFIQSLISLADQSDRVLVIIQLQGGNDGLNMVIPLDQMSVYTAPNFRGNIAIPEAKALKLKNYAGTGLHPAMTGMQQLFNEGKLSIVQGVSYPTPNFSHFRASDIWMTAVDSNQTATSGWTGRYLDQRFPGFPDKYPTAQMPDPPAIQIGYVTATSLLGPTNSMAVVLQDPETFARLVGDKPNAPATNLTGYAGQQIDYIRQQQASSVSYAGQIKTAAGKGKNLATYPTANALGDQLKIIARLISGGLQTKVYYVTLGGFDNHAAQVVATDTTTGTHANLLKTLSDAVSAFQNDLTQLKVDDRVVGMTFSEFGRRAISNGSYGTDHGTSAPMFVFGTAIKSPMVGKNPNLSDLDNNNLKMQTDFRQVYAAILTDWFGTDASTETATLFKDFPVATVFRAPAVVTAIDPGATEAKLFPNPASAEVVLESDWLVQGVKSVQVANMQGRFLSIDSSRPTPTSVLLNVGSLPTGDYVLRVETAQGLLTKRMVIAR from the coding sequence ATGAAGCGTCGTAATTTCCTCCGCTATGCGGCTTCCTCGCTGGTGCTGCCAGTTCTGATTGATGGGTACGGGGCTAAGGCCTTTGCTCGTCCATCGTCGTTCATTCAATCGCTGATTAGCCTGGCCGACCAAAGCGATCGGGTGCTGGTAATTATCCAGTTGCAGGGTGGCAATGATGGACTGAACATGGTCATTCCGCTCGATCAAATGAGCGTGTATACAGCACCGAACTTTCGGGGCAACATTGCTATACCGGAAGCGAAAGCCCTTAAGTTAAAAAACTACGCCGGAACCGGTCTGCACCCCGCCATGACGGGTATGCAGCAACTGTTCAACGAAGGCAAGCTGAGTATTGTGCAGGGGGTATCCTACCCAACACCGAACTTCTCCCACTTCCGCGCCAGCGACATCTGGATGACTGCCGTCGACTCCAACCAAACAGCCACTTCAGGCTGGACAGGCCGGTACCTTGACCAACGTTTTCCTGGCTTTCCAGATAAGTACCCCACAGCCCAAATGCCTGATCCGCCAGCTATTCAGATCGGCTATGTAACGGCAACCTCTTTGCTTGGGCCAACGAATTCAATGGCAGTTGTACTACAAGACCCTGAAACCTTCGCCCGCTTAGTGGGGGATAAACCGAACGCGCCCGCCACCAACCTGACGGGTTATGCCGGTCAGCAAATTGACTACATTCGGCAGCAGCAGGCCAGTTCGGTGAGTTATGCGGGGCAGATTAAAACGGCGGCTGGTAAAGGAAAAAATCTGGCAACCTATCCCACCGCAAATGCCCTCGGTGACCAACTGAAAATCATTGCCCGGCTCATTTCGGGTGGGCTGCAAACCAAAGTTTATTACGTAACGCTTGGCGGTTTCGACAACCATGCCGCTCAGGTAGTTGCTACTGATACCACCACAGGCACTCATGCCAACCTGCTCAAAACGCTCTCCGACGCCGTGTCGGCTTTCCAGAACGACCTGACGCAGTTGAAAGTAGACGACCGGGTGGTAGGCATGACCTTCTCGGAGTTTGGTCGACGGGCAATTTCAAACGGCAGCTACGGAACCGACCACGGTACTTCAGCTCCGATGTTTGTCTTTGGCACAGCTATTAAATCGCCAATGGTGGGTAAGAATCCAAACCTGAGCGATCTGGACAACAACAACCTGAAAATGCAGACCGATTTCCGGCAAGTCTACGCAGCCATCCTAACCGATTGGTTTGGTACCGACGCCAGTACTGAAACAGCTACCTTGTTTAAAGACTTTCCAGTTGCTACCGTGTTCCGCGCACCAGCGGTGGTTACCGCAATTGATCCCGGCGCAACCGAAGCAAAGCTCTTTCCAAATCCCGCTTCTGCAGAAGTCGTACTGGAATCAGACTGGCTGGTACAGGGGGTAAAATCTGTGCAGGTGGCCAACATGCAGGGGCGGTTTTTATCGATAGATAGCTCGCGTCCAACGCCAACATCCGTGTTGTTAAATGTAGGAAGTTTACCAACCGGCGATTATGTATTACGGGTTGAAACGGCGCAGGGATTACTGACAAAACGGATGGTTATAGCGCGTTGA
- a CDS encoding LEA type 2 family protein translates to MKKGWIIALALLLLGALGAYIWYSRLKHEAAAEGGAYDNTLKPRLEMTRFAITDISEDTVRMNLYMLIDNPLPVGFKSPNMDYTFYIANTPVMVDAYKKPIEVKAGDSTVVMLPAKLLLKKLTKVLETLDRKDIDSTNYKMRTKFALDIPILGQKTFETTVDKRMPTFYLPKVKIDDIDFGKLGLKRTDIAAKVSITNRNKFPFNITDAHYTVTIAGKTIADGYQPEPILIKAQSTTPVIFPVTARPGKTLSVLPKMLFDKKDTPYEVKFRSKLIDPKNNPMIQHSKFVSTITGTLDDFKKLKK, encoded by the coding sequence ATGAAAAAAGGATGGATTATTGCACTGGCTCTGTTGTTACTAGGGGCACTGGGAGCGTATATATGGTATAGTCGTTTAAAGCATGAGGCTGCTGCCGAAGGTGGTGCGTACGATAATACGCTGAAACCCAGGTTAGAGATGACCCGCTTTGCGATTACAGATATTAGTGAGGATACCGTCCGAATGAATCTGTATATGCTGATTGATAATCCTTTGCCAGTTGGCTTTAAGTCGCCCAATATGGATTATACATTCTATATCGCTAATACGCCAGTGATGGTTGATGCGTATAAAAAGCCCATTGAGGTGAAAGCTGGTGATAGTACAGTCGTGATGTTGCCAGCTAAATTGCTGCTGAAGAAGCTAACAAAAGTCCTTGAAACACTTGACCGAAAGGATATTGATAGTACCAACTATAAAATGCGGACAAAATTTGCCCTGGATATCCCCATTCTGGGACAAAAAACATTCGAGACAACCGTTGACAAGCGAATGCCGACTTTTTATTTACCAAAGGTTAAAATCGATGATATTGACTTCGGAAAATTGGGGTTAAAACGAACTGATATCGCAGCTAAAGTTAGTATTACGAACAGGAATAAATTTCCATTCAATATTACGGATGCGCACTATACCGTCACTATTGCAGGGAAGACCATTGCGGATGGCTATCAGCCGGAGCCGATCCTGATAAAAGCCCAGTCTACTACGCCCGTTATTTTTCCTGTGACAGCCCGGCCCGGTAAAACATTGAGTGTGCTACCCAAAATGCTGTTCGATAAAAAGGACACCCCTTATGAGGTTAAGTTCCGAAGCAAACTCATCGATCCAAAAAACAACCCCATGATTCAGCACAGCAAGTTCGTGTCGACGATAACCGGCACGCTGGACGATTTTAAGAAGCTAAAGAAGTGA
- a CDS encoding META domain-containing protein, translating to MRTLLVGLLFLTVACRRPSTQLAAMMTPVNQPSDFSQYLKAGDELIAQGNDPSWSLTINSSKGILRFKTLAGDSLVTSVPERQTDSDGTFRYNSAGGTEKISALFRSESCVDKLSGQRFDYRVEVNFNRKSYTGCGASLQQLALLNDIWVLASFQGNPIAAGGPRNELPRLEISLSEGRVTGTTGCNRLSGTIKADTQKILFGPLVTTKMACMGEVGQFESKFLQEFTEPLAYQVNEGKLTLLRGGKSIMVFRKVD from the coding sequence ATGCGAACGCTCCTGGTTGGCCTATTATTCCTGACAGTAGCCTGTCGCCGTCCTTCTACGCAGTTGGCAGCAATGATGACCCCTGTCAATCAACCCTCCGACTTCAGCCAATACCTGAAAGCAGGCGATGAACTCATTGCCCAGGGTAATGATCCCTCCTGGTCACTCACGATCAATTCCTCTAAAGGTATTTTACGCTTTAAAACATTGGCGGGGGATAGCCTGGTAACCTCCGTGCCGGAACGTCAGACAGACTCGGATGGTACTTTCCGATACAATTCCGCAGGGGGTACCGAAAAAATCAGTGCGTTGTTCCGGTCGGAAAGTTGCGTCGATAAACTATCGGGGCAGCGGTTTGATTACCGGGTTGAAGTCAATTTCAACCGAAAGAGCTATACGGGCTGTGGGGCTTCCTTACAGCAACTTGCTTTACTCAACGACATATGGGTATTAGCGAGTTTTCAGGGAAATCCAATTGCCGCTGGTGGTCCTCGCAACGAACTGCCCCGCCTGGAAATATCCCTTTCCGAAGGTCGCGTTACGGGTACAACAGGCTGCAACCGGCTGAGCGGAACCATTAAAGCCGATACCCAAAAAATATTGTTCGGCCCACTGGTTACAACCAAAATGGCTTGTATGGGCGAAGTGGGTCAGTTTGAAAGTAAGTTTCTACAGGAATTTACAGAACCGCTTGCGTATCAGGTAAATGAGGGTAAGCTAACCTTACTGCGCGGAGGTAAATCTATCATGGTATTCAGGAAAGTAGATTAG